A window from Drosophila subobscura isolate 14011-0131.10 chromosome O, UCBerk_Dsub_1.0, whole genome shotgun sequence encodes these proteins:
- the LOC117897580 gene encoding prolyl 4-hydroxylase subunit alpha-2, with the protein MQMPGAVVGLLWLLQVSLLWSTVGCHANSEEQLEALLATETLLIDELREYIERLDQQLEEIRRETAAIEEIHSQVGDGVEEYMGNPLNVLILLKRFETMWPRLEQLANATHNISVRDDRDRDMDLILPTEEDYEEALSNLLHLQSVYELEPASLSLGVVNGMKLGSAMSWSDCLEMAVKSDAGVAKFWLETALDKLPPATNGTDHRSERERGKVQILEATLNMEYRAGALSEALATADELLLLRPMNQNVQKAKAKIERALAKTSTQLPSSRGRKPKPKTKANTKKSKSAEQLLIEELCRGATQEATTGGRFTHCKLERSTPWSILQPVRVELLSSDPYIALHHDVLTLKQSDQLLGLMDVEEETGRGASHQPLKFSMLAQKKLRTIRHQLGHVSGQMDPWEGRRHGHEHTTRPQQSARGQLHQTRVIMLNLQAPGMGGAVVFPQLELGVNVPRGALLHWRTRATSTSEMDYRSRQAVCPVLLGVQVSAWTGLS; encoded by the exons atgcaaatgcccgGAGCTGTTGTTGGACTGTTGTGGCTGCTTCAGGTGTCACTTCTCTGGTCAACGGTGGGTTGCCACGCCAacagcgaggagcagctggaggcccTGCTGGCCACGGAAACGTTGCTCATTGATGAACTCCGAGAGTACATAGAGCGGCTggaccagcagctggaggagatcCGGCGGGAGACGGCAGCTATCGAGGAGATCCACAGCCAGGTGGGCGATGGCGTAGAGGAGTACATGGGCAACCCGCTCAATGTGCTGATCCTTCTGAAACGCTTCGAAACGATGTGGCCGAGACTGGAGCAACTGGCGAATGCCACTCACAACATCAGCGTGAGGGacgacagggacagggacatggaTCTGATTCTTCCCACAGAAGAGGACTACGAGGAGGCCCTGAGCAATCTACTACATCTGCAGTCGGTCTACGAGCTGGAGCCGGCAAGCCTCTCCCTGGGCGTGGTCAATGGCATGAAGCTGGG CTCAGCCATGTCCTGGAGCGATTGCCTGGAAATGGCCGTGAAGTCGGATGCCGGGGTGGCCAAGTTCTGGCTGGAGACGGCGCTGGATAAGCTGCCGCCGGCCACAAATGGCACGGACCACAGAAGCGAGCGGGAACGCGGAAAGGTTCAGATACTGGAGGCGACTCTCAACATGGAATACCGAGCGG GAGCACTTTCCGAGGCCCTGGCAACCGcggatgagctgctgctcctccgacCGATGAACCAAAACGTGCAAAAGGCCAAGGCCAAGATTGAGCGAGCTTTGGCCAAGACCTCCACACAGCTGCCCTCGAGCAGGGGGcgcaagccaaagccaaagacaaaggcaaacacaaaa AAATCTAAATCGGCGGAGCAGCTGCTCATAGAGGAGCTGTGTCGTGGAGCCACCCAGGAGGCCACGACAGGTGGTCGCTTCACGCACTGTAAGCTGGAGAGGAGCACGCCCTGGTCCATCCTGCAGCCAGTCAGAGTGGAGCTGCTCAGCTCCGACCCCTACATAGCTCTGCACCATGACGTGCTGACCCTCAAGCAGAGTGACCAACTCTTGGGATTGATGGACGTGGAGGAGGAGACCGGAAGAGGGGCCAGCCATCAGCCACTGAAGTTCTCGATGCTGGCCCAAAAGAAGCTGCGAACCATTCGCCACCAATTGGGGCATGTCAGCGGGCAAATGGATCCCTGGGAGGGGCGTCGCCATGGCCACGAGCACACGACCAGGCCACAGCAGTCCGCCCGGGGACAGCTCCACCAGACACGTGTCATCATGCTGAAT CTCCAGGCACCCGGAATGGGCGGAGCCGTGGTCTTCCCCCAGCTGGAGCTTGGCGTGAATGTCCCACGTGGCGCATTGCTCCACTGGCGCACTCGAGCCACGTCCACGTCCGAGATGGACTACCGCAGTCGCCAGGCAGTCTGTCCCGTGCTCCTGGGCGTCCAAGTGT CCGCGTGGACGGGACTCAGTTGA